The following coding sequences lie in one Bacillus rossius redtenbacheri isolate Brsri chromosome 13, Brsri_v3, whole genome shotgun sequence genomic window:
- the LOC134538392 gene encoding ADP-ribosylation factor-like protein 4A → MGANMGKNSSLLDALPSAQGTLHVVMLGLDSAGKTTALYRLKFDQYLNTVPTIGFNCEKVKGALGRAKGVNFLVWDVGGQEKLRPLWKSYTRCTDGIVFVLDSVDSERMEEAKMELARTARSPDNAGVPILVLANKQDLPGAREPRELEKLLGLSEMSSHCWHVQPACAITGDGLHEGLEQLYEMILRRRKLAKQSKAKKR, encoded by the coding sequence ATGGGCGCCAACATGGGCAAGAACTCCTCGCTGCTCGACGCCTTGCCCTCGGCCCAGGGCACGCTCCACGTGGTGATGCTGGGGCTGGATAGCGCCGGCAAGACGACGGCGCTGTACCGCCTCAAGTTCGACCAGTACCTGAACACGGTGCCGACCATCGGCTTCAACTGCGAGAAGGTGAAAGGCGCGCTGGGGCGGGCTAAAGGGGTGAACTTCCTGGTGTGGGACGTGGGCGGGCAGGAGAAGCTGCGCCCGCTGTGGAAGAGCTACACCCGCTGCACGGACGGCATCGTGTTCGTGCTGGACAGCGTGGACTCGGAGCGCATGGAGGAGGCCAAGATGGAGCTGGCGCGCACGGCGAGGTCCCCGGACAACGCCGGGGTGCCCATCCTGGTGCTGGCCAACAAGCAGGACCTACCGGGGGCGCGCGAGCCGCGGGAGTTggagaagctgctggggctgtcGGAGATGAGCTCGCACTGCTGGCACGTGCAGCCGGCGTGCGCCATCACGGGCGACGGGCTGCACGAGGGGCTGGAGCAGCTCTACGAGATGATCCTCAGGCGGAGGAAGCTGGCCAAGCAGAGCAAGGCCAAGAAGAGGTAG